A segment of the Desulfofundulus kuznetsovii DSM 6115 genome:
AAAATTAAAAAAATCGGCCTGGACGTAATCCTGATCGATTTGCGGGATGTTACCGACATACGGCCTGAAGGTGGTTTTCCGGGCAACGGGAAAGAACGATATTTCTAAGAGGAACTTCGAAACTATCCGTTTCCGGTCCGGGTGGTAATCGTCCCCGACTAAAAAAGTCGGACAAGCATTACCGCAGCGGAAAAATGTGAAAAGGGTACCTCTGGTAGACCAAGAAGGAGGAAATCATTTGTGGTTTCACGAGGGGTACCCTTTTCACGTTTTAGTTTTACCCCCTATATATAGTATAATATCCTCACCAGCTGTACTATATATGTGAAGAAATTTATCCCCGGGCCCGTGATGGAAAAGAGTGGTGAAACAGCGTGCGCTGTCCCTTCTGCGGTTTTTCGGAAAGCCGGGTGCTGGATTCCCGCTCGGCGGAGGACGGTTATTCCATCCGCCGCCGGAGGGAATGCGCGGGATGCGCCCGGCGGTTTACCACCTACGAGCGGGTGGATGAGCTTCCCCTGGTGGTGGTAAAAAAGGACGGCCGGCGGGAGGTTTTTAATCGCAATAAGCTCCTGGCCGGGCTGGTGAAGGCCTGTCAAAAGCGCCCAGTATCCATGGCCGCCCTGGAGGCCCTGGTGGACGAGGTGGAGCGCACATTGCGCAGCACGGCGGAGCTGGAGGTTTCCAGCCGGCAAATCGGCGAAATGATTATGGAACGGCTGCGTGTGCTTGATGAAGTGGCTTATGTACGCTTTGCCTCGGTTTACCGGGAGTTCCGGGATGTACAGGAATTTTTGCAGGAAATCCGGCGCTTATCCGAAACGCCGTAAAAGTTTAGCTTAAATTGTAGCAGCTGGAATTGTAAGTCAGATCTTTTGCATAACAAAGGCAGGAACGCTGGATATTTATCCAGACCTTGGTTAGAGGAGGAAACGAATTTGTTCAAAGTTATCCGCAAGCGGGATGGGCGGGAAGTGCCCTTCGATGAGACCAAAATTACCGATGCCATCTTTAAGGCCGCCCGGGCGGTAGGGGGTGAGGACCGCCAGACGGCCATGGAGCTCACCATCGAGGTCCTCAAGATGCTCAAAAAGAAATACAACGGCCAGGTCTTCGGCGTGGAAGATGTTCAGGACGTGGTGGAAAAGGTGCTCATTGAAGCCGGTCACGCCCGCACGGCCAAGGCCTACATCCTCTACCGGGACAAGCGAACCCGCATCCGGGAAGCCAAGGGTGATTTAATGGATGCGGTGGAGGAAATCCTGGCGGAAACCAACCGGGAAAATGCCAATGTGGGCAATTCCCCTTCGGCCAAAATGTTGCAGATTGCCAGCGCAGCCAGCAAGAAATATTATCTCACCCGCCTTCTGGACGAGGATTTTTCCAATGCCCATATGCGGGGAGACATCCACATTCACGATCTTGACTGGTACGCCAAAACCTTGAACTGCCTGCAGCTGCCCCTGGACAGGCTCTTGACCGAAGGCTTTAATACCGGTCACGGGTACATCCGGCCCCCGAAACGGCCAACCTCGGCTACGGCCCTGGCGGCAATCATTTTGCAGAGTTCACAAAACGATATGTTCGGCGGGCAGTCCTTCCCCTTCTTTGACCGGCAAATGGCTCCCTTTGTGGAAGATGCCGATGAAAACGAGACATTCCAGGCCATGGAAGCCCTGGTGTACAACCTCAACTCCATGCACTCCCGGGCGGGGAGCCAGGTGCCGTTTTCCAGCATCAACCTGGGCACCGATATTTCCGAGGCCGGGCGCAAGGTAACCCGCAACCTGCTTTTAGCCTATGAGGCCGGGCTGGGGAGGGGGGAAAACCCCATTTTCCCCAATATCATTTTCCGTATACAGAAAGGGGTCAACTTTGAACCCGGGGACCCGAACTATGATTTGTTCCAGCTAGCCATTCGGGTAGCCAGCAAACGGTTGAATCCTTCCTTTGCCTTTATGGATTCTTCTTTCAACCGTCCTTACGGGGATCAGGTGGCCTATATGGGCTGCCGCAGCCGGGTGATGGCCAACAGGCGGGGTCCGGAGGTCACGCCGGGTAGGGGGAACCTGTCCTTCACCACCATCAACCTGCCCCGGCTGGGCATAAAGGCCGAGCGAAATCTCAAGCGGTTCTATGGGCTTTTGTCGGAGGTTATGGACCTGGCCATCAGGCAGCTTTACCATCGCTTCCGGGTGCAGGCCAGGCTCAAGGTCAAGGACATGCCCTTTGTCATGGGGCAGGGTATTTACCTGGGTTCGGAAGGGCTGAAGGAGGACGATTGTATCGAACCGGCCATTGTCAACGGCACCCTGGCCGTGGGCTTTATCGGCCTGGCCGAAGCCCTGGTGGCTTTAACCGGGCGGCATCACGGCCAGAGCGAGGAATCCCAGGCCCTCGGCCAGGAGATTGTGGCCTTTATGCGCCGGCGTATTGATGAGGCCTGTGAGGAATATGACCTGAACTATACCCTGCTGGCCACACCGGCCGAGGGGCTTTCCGGGCGGTTTGTGCACATAGACCGGCGGGAGTTCGGCATTATTCCCGGCGTGACGGACCGGGAATATTACACCAACTCTTTCCATATACCGGTGTACTATCCCATCAGCAGCTTTGAGAAAATCAGCCTGGAAGGACCCTACCATAAATACTGTAATGCCGGACACATCAGCTATGTGGAAATGGCCTCGCCACCGGTACACAACCTTGAGGCGGTGGAAGCCATTATCCGCCACATGGCGGCCAGCGACATGGGTTATGCGGCCATTAACTTCCCGGTGGATTTCTGTACCAGCTGCAACTTAATGGGTGTAATCAACGAAAACAATTGCCCCCGCTGCGGGTCGGCAGCCATCCGGCGGGTGCGGCGGATTACCGGTTACCTTTCCACCGTGGACCGCTTCAACGACAGCAAGGTGGCGGAATTAAACGACCGTTTGCCCCACAGCTTGAGTTAGATGCTTTAGCGAGGAGAGGTACTCATGCAGCTACGTGTAGCCGGGATAATTAAGGAAAGTGTGGTGGACGGGCCTGGCCTGCGGCTGGTGGTTTTTGCCCAGGGTTGCCCCCGTCGCTGTCCCGGCTGCCATAATCCCCATACCTGGGATCCGGCCGGGGGCACTTTGGTTGAGGTGGAAGAAGTTCTGGCCATGGTCAGGAAAAATCCCCTTTTAAAAGGGATAACCCTTTCCGGGGGCGAGCCCTTTGCCCAGGCCGGCGCCCTGGCCTATCTGGCCCGGCAGGTTCGCGCCCTGGGCCGGGATGTGATTACTTATACGGGCTATACCTGGGAGGAACTCCTTGAGCTCGCCAGAAGGGATGGGGCGGTAAAAGAGCTTCTGGAGCTTTCCGATTATATTGTGGACGGTCCCTATATCCAGGAAAAAAGGGACCCGGAACTGCCCTTCCGTGGTTCCAGCAACCAGCGCATTATCGATGTACCCGCCTCCCTTGCCTGCGGCCGGGTGGTCATCGCTTCGTGGGGCGGGTAATGAAACAGGAACAAGGCAAGTACATGATGGTGGTACTTGCCTTATTTCATTGCGTTGTCAATGGCTTGGGGCCCTGATGAACCTTCTGCCCCCTGGGAGCATATAATGAAACAATCACACCCATTGCTACCGGGGAGAGGGTTTGTTATGCTTACCTATACGGTGCAGCCGGGGGACACACTTTCATCAATTGCCCAGCGTTTTAACACCACCGTGGAGAAGCTGGTGGCCTTGAATAATATTTCCGATCCCGATCATATCGACGTGGGGATGGTTTTAACCATTGAGGCGGACGGAGACGGTGGTGCCGGGGGAGACCCGGTTGCCGCCCGTGTTGTTGATGGACTTTTGTATGTTTTATCTACAGATCGCCGGACTTACCGCCAGGGGGAACCGGTACGTTTAACCTTAATTAAAGTAAACATCCAGGATAGCCCTATCACCATGACCTATGCCACGGGCCAGCGTTTCGACTTTGCCGCCCTGCGGGAGGGCCGGGAAGTGTGGCGCTGGTCCTTTGGGAGGAGCTTTCCCCAAGTTGCCGGCCAGGTAACGCTTCAACCGGGGGAAAGCCAGACCTTCAGGGCGACCTGGGACCAGCGGAACAACGCAGGTAATCTGGTGGCACCCGGCAATTTCACCATCCGGGGCTTCAACGTGGCCCGGGGGCTGGCCCAGCGTTTTGTTTCCATACCCATAAGTGTTGCGCCCGCGGTGGTGCCAACGCCGCCCCCGCCAACTGGCGTGTGCCCTACCGGTAATTTGTTACGGGATCCAGGTTTAGAGGAATGGCGGGATGTGAATACGCCTGTCTTGTGGAATGGAACCAACATTTTCCGCACCCCGTTAAACTGCGGGGGACGCTTTGCCGCCGGTATGGGGGCTGTGCCCAACCGCCAGGCCACCCTTACCCAGTCGGTGGCGGGCCTGCCCGGCCGGTTGTATCAACTGAGCTTTTCCGCCCGGGAAATTCCCGGGCGGCCTCCCCGGGGGAACTTCTCCCTGGAAGCGGCGGTGTTTTTCTACGATGCCCAGGGGCGCCTGATCAGCAGGGCGGACCCCGTTTTCAGTGAAACCAGCATCCCGGAATCCTGCCGGCGTTTTTCCCTTACCACCGGTCTTTCTCCGGCACGTACGGGCCGGGTGGAGGTGCGGTTCATTTTTACTCCGGCAGCCGGCAACAATAACCCTGTGGCCGTTGATGAGGTGGATTTGCGCTGCATCTAATTCCGGCCACATCCCATATAGCGAAAAAAGGGGGCTTTGAACCCCCTTTTTCAATGCCCGCAGGTGGCGCAGCTTCCCCCGGCGCAACCGCCACAGCTGCTGCCACCACTGCTGCTACCGCCGGCATCCCGGTTGCCCAGGGAGGCAAAGCTGCTCATCACCCGGTTTGCGCCGGTGGCCTGGCATGCCGGGCATACCTGATGCTCACCACTTTCTCCCAGCGAGCATAATTTTTCAAAGCGGTGACCGCAGGTGTTGCAGCGAAATTCATAAATAGGCATTCCGTAACACCCCTTTCCCCATTCACAGCCGGGACTTCCCGGCTATTTTTAGCTTACGCCGCGGACCGGCACCTGTCAAGGAAGACCTTTTTCACTGTGTTAGAAGGGATTGTCCTCGTTGAAAGGGAATTAATAAAAAACTGACTTAAGCAGTTAGGAGGAGTTGCATGCGCGTTCGTTTTCTCGGAGCTGCCCAAACGGTCACGGGCTCCTGCTTTCTTTTAGAAGTGGGAGCCAACCGGCTGATGGTGGATTGCGGCATGTTTCAAGGGCCCCGGACTTTAAGGGAGCGCAACTACCGGCCTTTCCCTGTATCACCCCTTAGCGTGGATTACGTTTTGCTCACCCACGCCCATATAGATCACAGCGGCTTAATTCCCAAGCTGGTGAAACATGGTTTTCGGGGCAAGGTGCTGGCCACCCCGGCTACCATTGATCTGTGTGCAGTCATGTTGCCCGACAGCGGGCACATCCAGGAAATGGAGGTAGAAAGGCTTAACCGCAAGGCCGCCCGGGCCGGCCGCCCGCTCATAGAACCAATTTATAACGTTGAGGACGCCCACCGGGCCATGAATTTTTTTCAACCAGTCGATTACGGCCAGACGGTGAATCTTACCAAAGAGATCAGCGTACGCTTTTTGGAAGCGGGACACATCCTTGGTTCGGCCATGGTAGAACTTACGGTCAGGGAGGGGCGACAAGAAACCAAACTTCTTTTTACCGGGGATTTAGGGAAAAAGAACAAGCCCTTCCTTAAAGACCCCTCGTTTATTGACCATGCCGATTATGTATTCATCGAATCCACCTATGGTGACCGCCTGCACCCGGATCAGGGGGATCATGTAAATCTGCTCCACGATATTATCTGGGAGACCTATCGTAAAGGCGGCAATTTAATTATTCCCGCTTTTGCCGTGGAACGCACCCAGGATTTGCTTTATGATCTCAATCTCCTGATTGTCAACAACCGCTTCCCGCCCATGAAGGTTTATATTGACAGCCCCATGGCCGTGGCGGCCACGGAAGTTTTTAAAAAATATACACCTTATTTTGACCAGGAGACCCGGGAGCTTATAGCCCAAGGGAAGGACCCCCTGAACATGACCGCCCTTGAGTTTACCCGCACCACCGAAGAATCCATGGCTTTAAATAAAATTAAAAGCGGGGCCATCATCATAGCGGCCAGCGGTATGTGCGAGGCCGGCCGGATCAAGCACCACCTGCGCCATAACCTGTGGCGTCCCGAATGCACCGTTCTTTTTGTTGGTTACCAGGCTCCTGGAACCAAGGGCCGTAAGATAAAAGACGGGGCAAAATACGTGCGCATTCACGGGGAAGAAGTGGCCGTACGGGCTACCATTAAAAGTATCGATAGTTTTTCTGCCCATGCGGATAAAGAAGAATTGCTGGAATGGTTGGGACACTTACAAAAACCCCCTACCAGGGTTTTCCTGGTGCACGGGGAACCTTCTTCCATGAATGTTCTGGCGCAGGATATTGCCCGTCGTTACGGTTATTCCGTGCACGTTCCCGTGCTTGAGGAAGAAGTGCAGCTTACCCCGGCTTTGCCGCTTGGCGAGGAGGAGTTGCGCCGGGCATATGACGCAGTGGCGAGCCGTTTACAGGATGTGCTGGCCAGTGGCCTGGGCAGGGGACATTACCAGGAGATTATGGAACAGCTGGACCATTTGAACGCCCTGCTGGCATCCATTCAAAAGCAGGCCAGTTAATTACATTGCCTGAAACAAGGCGTACCGGTATAATTATGGTGTAATCGGGAATTTTCCCGGTTTTTTGGGAGGGACTGATTTCCGTGCCCGGCTACCTGTGGAGAGAAGAAGGGACGGTTAAGTGGCTGCTCTGGGAAGCCTTCCTGGACACCGGTTTGGTGAGCCATGGCTTTACCACCCGCCATGGCGGTGTCAGTACCGGGGAGTTCGCCACTTTAAATATGGCCTTTCACGTGGGTGATGACCCTGGTCATGTGCTGATCAACCGGGATCGGGCCTGCCGGGCTTTGGAAATGAACCCCGCACACCTGGTGGCCGGCCAGCAGGTCCACGGGGACCGGGTGGCGGTGGTCGGGAAGGTTCACCGCGGCCGGGGGGCCCGGTCAACGGAAGATGCCCTGCCCGCCACTGATGCCCTGATTACCGGGGAACTCCTGGTACCCCTGTCCAGTTATTATGCCGATTGCGTGCCGGTTTTCCTTCTGGATCCGGTTCGGCGGGTGGTGGGTCTGGCCCATGCGGGCTGGAGGGGGACGTACCTTGACATTGCGGCCAAAACGGTGGAGGCCATGGGCCGTTTCTTTGGCAGCCGGCCCGGGGATTGCCTGGCGGGCATTGGCCCCTCCATTGGACCCTGTTGCTATGAAGTGGATGCGCCCCTGGTTGACCTGTTTAAAGAACATTTTCCCTTCTGGCAGGATCTTTTAGTTCCCAATCCGTCTGGCAAGTGGCAGCTCGACCTTTGGGAGGCCAACCGGCGCGTTCTCCTGGAAGCCGGCCTTGTACCGGAAAACATTTTTACAGCCGGTGTTTGCACCTGTTGCCGGCAGGACCTCTTTTTTTCCTACCGGGGGAGTGGCGGCCGTACCGGGAGGATGGCGGCCCTGATCATGTTAACTTAACCCGCCGCTTAAAGGAGGCGACTATATGGCTAAAATCCTGGTTGTGGATGATGAAGAGCATATTGTGGAGTTGATCCGCTTTAACCTGGAAAAGGAAGGTTACCAGGTAATAGCCGCCACGGACGGGAATACCGCCATCGAAATGGCACGCTCCCAGCGGCCCGATCTCATCCTCCTTGATGTGATGTTGCCGGGACAGGATGGCCTGGCGGTCTGTCGCACCCTGCAGCAGGAGGCCGAAACCCGGCATATTCCGGTAATCATGATCAGTGCCCGGGGGGAGGAACTGGATAAGGTACTGGGTCTGGAAATGGGAGCCGACGACTACGTCACCAAGCCTTTCAGCCCGCGGGAGCTGGTGGCCCGGGTCAAAGCCCGGTTGCGCCGGGCGCCTGGGGAAGGCGAAGGCAGGGGTGTTCGCCCTCCGGGGGGAAGACTGGTCCGCGGGCGGCTGGTAATTGACCCGGATCGTTTCCTGGTTACCGTGGACGGCGTTAAACAGGACCTAACTCCGAAGGAATTCGAGTTACTGCGTTTTCTGGCCAGTGAGCCGGGAAAAGTTTTTTCCCGTGAATACCTGCTGGAACAGATCTGGGGTTACGATTATGCCGGGGACTCCCGGACGGTGGATGTGCATATACGCCATATCCGTCAAAAGCTGGAACAGGTGCCCAACGCGCCCCAGTATATTGAAACGGTGCGTGGGGTGGGTTATCGCTTCCGGGAGGTGCCTTAGAGGGTGAAGCTTAACTTCCTGCGGGGTATTTCCTGGCGGCCGGTGGTCAGTTATTTTTTCCTGATGGCCATCTTTTTTGCCCTTTTGCAGCTTTATGCCGCTAAAAAACTGAGCGTATTAGGAGCTTTATTTATTATCCTGCCCCTATCGGTATTACTGGCCTGGCTTTTATACCAGAGGGTCATCGGTCCGTTAAATGAAATCATTGCCGCGGCCAGGGATATGGCCCGGGGCAACCTGGGCCGGGAACTGCATATTTATACCCAGGATGAAATAGGGGAACTGGCCCGCAGCATTAATGACATGGCCCGTCAACTGCGGAACACTATTGACATGATTACCGATGAAAGGAACCGGGCCCGCGCCATTCTGGACAGCATGGCCGACGGGGTAATTGCCCTGGATCGGGAGGGTCGCGTGCTGCTCATAAACCCGGTGGTAGAGGAAATATTTGACTTAAGGCAGGAAACCTGCCTGGGGAAAAAAATCCTGGGAGTTATCCGCAACTATGACGTTGAGCGCCTCCTGCGCAAGGCTCTGGAGACACAAAAACCCACCAGCGAGGAAGTAAAAATTTTCGGGGCCGGCTCCGACCCTCGTATTTTCCGCCTCCATGCCACCCCTTTAAAAGGCTCCAACCGGGAAACCGGGGGGGTAGTGGTGGTCCTGCGGGATATTACCGAACGCAAAAAACTGGAACAGATGCGTACGGAGTTTGTGGCCAATGTTTCCCATGAACTGCGTACTCCATTAACTTCCATCAAGGGTTTTTTGGAAACCCTTCTGGACGGGGCTATGAATGATCCCAAAACTTCCCGCCAGTTTCTGGAAATAATGAGTCAGGAAACCGAACGCCTGACCCGTCTGGTGGACGATCTGCTGGATCTCTCCAAGATTGAGGAACGACGGGTGGTGCACCGCTGGCAACCGGTGAATTTGGTGGACATTATCAACCGCGTGGCTTCCCTGTTCCGGCCGCAGGCAAAGGAAAAAGCACTCACCCTTTCCCTGGAAGTGCCCCGGGATCTGCCCAGCGTGTATGGTGATCCCGATATGCTTGCCCAGGTGTTGATTAATTTGCTGGACAACGCCATTAAATATACCCCGCCCCGGGGCAGCGTAACCATCCGGGCCATGGTCCTGGAGGATCAGTTGAGGGTAGAGGTGGAAGATACCGGCATTGGCATTCCTGCCGAAAGCCTGCCCCGTATATTTGAGCGTTTCTACCGTGTGGATAAGGCCCGTTCCCGGGAACTGGGGGGTTTTGGTATCGGCCTGGCCATTGTGAAACATATTATTCGCGCTCATGGCGGCAAGATTGAGGTGGAAAGTACACCCGGCAAGGGAAGTTTGTTCTACTTTACCCTGCCCCTGGCTGAACCGGCATCCCGTTAATCAAAAATAGCCTTTGGTAAACCATAATTAACATTCCTTTGGTAAAACGGGCCACAATGACAAAAAAAGAGTTGACTTGGGGGGTGCCCGATGGAAGAACACGTGAAGATTGCCGTTAAAGATTTAAACCTTTATTATAAAGATTTTCACGCCCTTAAAGATATCAATTTAGATATAAAGGCCAATAAAATCACTGCTCTTATTGGTCCTTCCGGTTGCGGCAAGTCAACCTTTTTGCGTACCTTAAACCGGATGAACGATCTTATCGAGGGAGTACGGATAGAGGGAACGGTTTTACTGGACGGCCGGGATATCTACGCCCCCGATGTGGATGTGGTTTACTTACGCAAACGAGTCGGGATGGTCTTCCAGCGTCCGAATCCCTTTCCCATGTCGGTGTATGATAACGTGGCGTACGGCCCGAGGGTTCACGGTATCAAGAATAAGCGGCTGTTGGACGAAATTGTGGAAAGGAGCCTGCGGAACGCGGCCCTGTGGGATGAGGTGCAGGACCGCTTATTTAAATCGGCCCTGGGCCTTTCCGGTGGCCAGCAGCAACGCCTCTGCATTGCCCGCCTCCTGGCGGTGGAACCGGAAGTGCTGCTGATGGACGAACCCAGTTCCGCCCTGGATCCCATTTCCACTCTCAAAATAGAAGAGCTGATCCAGGTGCTGAAGAAAGATTACACCATTGTGATTGTGACCCACAATATGCAGCAGGCCGCCCGGGTTTCGGACATTACCGCGTATTTTTTAAACGGCGAACTGGTGGAATGGGGGACGACGGATGAAATCTTTACCCGTCCCAAAGATCAGCGTACGGAAGATTATATTACCGGTCGATTTGGTTAGGACTTTGAGGTTTGCCGTTCACCTGCGAATTTTGGCGCAAAGGACGAAAACTTGCATGTTTTTGCGGGAGGGATGACCGTGAGTCCCCGTTCTTCCTTTGATAAAGCCCTGGCTGAACTCCAGCAGGATATCCTGCGCATGGCCAGTCTGGTGGAACAGGCCATTTATGATGCGGTGCAATCCCTGGTCAAGCTCGACGTGGCAAGTGCGGCCCAGGTAATCATGGGCGATGAGATGATCGATGAACTTTACCTGGAAATTGAAGATAAATGCGTAAAATTAATTGCCACCCAGCAACCCATTGCCCGGGATTTGCGGGTGGCCATCACCGGGATCAAGATTCTTTTGAGTCTGGAACGGATGGCCGATCATGCGGTGGATATCGCCCGGGCCACCATGTGTTTGAGCGGGCAGCCTTTGACGGTAAAATGCCTGGAATATATTCCTCAAATGGGACGGCTTGCCCAGCAAATGGTCAAAGATGGACTGGATGCCTATGTTAATGGTGATGTCCAAAAGGCCAGGGAGATGTGTGCCCTGGATGATGAAGTGGACTATATCTTTGCTAGAGTCTTCCGGGAACTGATCAACGGCATGATAGAGAATCCCAAAACAGTGATGCAATCGGCCTACCTTCTTTACGTCAGTCGCTACCTGGAAAGGATTGCCGACCATGCCACCAATATTGGAGAGGCCGTCATCTACCTGGTCACGGGTGAACGCCGGGAACTGAACTAATTTTCTTACCCGGGCGCCAGTTGCCGGTTCTTTTTTCGCAGGATTTGCACCAAGAGCCGTCGAATAAAACAAGTTACGCATCTTTATCTGAATCTTGGCAGGTGACGGGGTTGATCTCCCTGCTCCGGGCCAGAAAAATATTCCCTTTGTCGATCCTTTCTCTGGTGGTTCTTTTTTTCCTCTGGTGGCTGGGAAATCGCACCTGGTACCTGGTCGAGACACGGCTGGTCAGGGTGGAATGGTTGGAGGAGGACAAGGTTTCCCGTACCATTACCACCTCCGGCTGGCTGATTAAGGAAGAGCAACTGCTTCCCTCACCGGGAAGGGGCCAGTTAAGGCTGCTGGTAAGTGACGGGCAGCGGGTGCGGGCCGGAGGAGCGGTGGCAGAGATCCTTCTGGCTGATAATGGTAACGATGGAAGAAAGATAGTTGTTTATGCACCCCGGGGAGGGGTTTTTTGCAACCATATCGATGGACTGGAAAAGGTATTGCGGCCTGGAAATGCATTAGAAATGGAGGCCGTGGAAAAACTGGGGACAAAATCCGCTTCCCCCGGTACGGGGAACCGGGTAGAAAAAGGGGAACCCGTAGGCAAGTTGGTGGACAACCTGTCCGGCATATGGTACTGGTGCCGCGTTCCCCGGGAGGAAGCCGGAGCTGGAAGATGGTCTTCCGGGCAGCCGGTGGTCGTTCTATGGCAGGGGCGGCAAATGCGCGCCCGGTTGGAGAAAATTACCGGGGAAGAGATGCTCTTTCTGTTATCCGTTTATCCCGGCGACCTGGTCCACCAGCGCCAGGTCCAGCTGGAGCTGGTGACGGGAGAAGTGGCCGGTTTTCTGGTCCCTCCCCGGGCGGTGGTGGAGCGGGACGGGCAACCCGGGATTTATGTCATTTCCCGGCGCCGGGCCACCTGGGTGCCCGTTCAGGTTCTGGGTGAAACGTCAGGACGGGTGGTTATTTCCGGCCAGAGTCTATCTACCCGCACCCGCTATGTGACCAACCCTTTCTGGGTCCGGGAGGGAGACAGGCTGGAATGAGAGCTGGGGGGAAAGATATTGGGAGTCAGGGAAAACCTTTCTCATGTAATTGAGCAGGTGACAAAAGCGGCAAAAAAGGCCGGCCGGGATCCCGGCTCGGTTAAGCTGGTAGCAGTGACTAAAAATGTTTCCGTCGACATTATGCGGGAAGCGCTGGCAGCAGGAATAAATGCCTTTGGGGAGAACCGGGTGCAGGAACTGGTGGCCAAACACCCCCAGCTGCCGGTTGATGTGGAATGGCACCTTATCGGCCATCTGCAAACGAATAAGGTTAAATATATTATCGGCAAGGTACACCTGATCCATTCCCTGGACAGCTGGCGCCTGGCCCGGGAAATCAGCCGCCGGGCCCAGGAGCGGGGTTTAACGGTGGAAGTGCTGGTACAGGTAAATATATCCGGGGAAGAAACCAAATACGGTTTACCCCCCGGGGAGGTGAGGAGCTTTGTTGCGGGGGTGGCGGAGCTTCCCGGTATTCGCGTACGCGGATTAATGACCATTGCTCCCCTGGTCTCCGATCCCGAACAGGCAAGGCCGATCTTCAGGGAACTGTATCAAATGGCCAGCTGGCTTAAACAAGAGCTGCCGGAGTTACCGCTGGATTTTTTGTCTATGGGGATGAGCAACGATTTTACGGTGGCCGTAGAAGAAGGGGCAAATATAATTCGGGTGGGTAGCGCCATTTTTGGACCTCGACCAAACCCAAGGAGGGATAACCATGGCGAAAAAATTGGTGGATAAAGTACTCGGTTTTATGGGCTTTGAAGAGGAGCCCCTGGAGGAAGAGGAAAAGGAGCGCTTCCGGGAAGAAGATTCTGTGCCCCAGGTGAAGCGCAAGGGGCAGGTATTCAGCTTACACACCCAGCGCCAGGTGCGGGTTATTGTGGCAGAACCCCGGGCTTTTGAAGATGTGCAGAGCATCGCTGAACATTTAAAAAACCGCCGCCCGGTGGTGGTTAATCTGGAGAGGGCTGAAAGCGAGCTGGCCAGGCGCGTGGTGGATTTTGTCAGCGGAGCTACATACGCCCTGAACGGGAACATGCAAAAGGTGGGCAACGGAATTTTTCTCTTTGTACCCAGTAATATGGATATAGCCGGTGACATTAAAGAATATGGAGAGCGGGGGATTTTCTCCTGGATGGACGAGTAAAGGGGGGTATTCCTTTTGCCATTGACAGGACTTGCCATTGGCTGCCTGGGGGGCGGGGCCATGGCCCAGGCCTTGCTCACAGGATTAATTAAAAGCGGTCTTCAGGCCCGGAATCTGTATGTAAGCGATACCCGCCGGGATCGACTGGAGTTTTTGCACCGGGAGCTGGGTGTACATACGCGGGAGAGCAACAAGGATCTAGTAAAGGAATCAGATGTGGTTATTCTAGCGGTTAAACCTCAAGTAGTAGAGGAGGTTTTGAAAGAAACAGGGGGCATATTTCAGCCCCAGCAAACCCTCATTTCCATTGCCGC
Coding sequences within it:
- the pstB gene encoding phosphate ABC transporter ATP-binding protein PstB — protein: MEEHVKIAVKDLNLYYKDFHALKDINLDIKANKITALIGPSGCGKSTFLRTLNRMNDLIEGVRIEGTVLLDGRDIYAPDVDVVYLRKRVGMVFQRPNPFPMSVYDNVAYGPRVHGIKNKRLLDEIVERSLRNAALWDEVQDRLFKSALGLSGGQQQRLCIARLLAVEPEVLLMDEPSSALDPISTLKIEELIQVLKKDYTIVIVTHNMQQAARVSDITAYFLNGELVEWGTTDEIFTRPKDQRTEDYITGRFG
- a CDS encoding MBL fold metallo-hydrolase RNA specificity domain-containing protein: MRVRFLGAAQTVTGSCFLLEVGANRLMVDCGMFQGPRTLRERNYRPFPVSPLSVDYVLLTHAHIDHSGLIPKLVKHGFRGKVLATPATIDLCAVMLPDSGHIQEMEVERLNRKAARAGRPLIEPIYNVEDAHRAMNFFQPVDYGQTVNLTKEISVRFLEAGHILGSAMVELTVREGRQETKLLFTGDLGKKNKPFLKDPSFIDHADYVFIESTYGDRLHPDQGDHVNLLHDIIWETYRKGGNLIIPAFAVERTQDLLYDLNLLIVNNRFPPMKVYIDSPMAVAATEVFKKYTPYFDQETRELIAQGKDPLNMTALEFTRTTEESMALNKIKSGAIIIAASGMCEAGRIKHHLRHNLWRPECTVLFVGYQAPGTKGRKIKDGAKYVRIHGEEVAVRATIKSIDSFSAHADKEELLEWLGHLQKPPTRVFLVHGEPSSMNVLAQDIARRYGYSVHVPVLEEEVQLTPALPLGEEELRRAYDAVASRLQDVLASGLGRGHYQEIMEQLDHLNALLASIQKQAS
- the pnpS gene encoding two-component system histidine kinase PnpS, with amino-acid sequence MKLNFLRGISWRPVVSYFFLMAIFFALLQLYAAKKLSVLGALFIILPLSVLLAWLLYQRVIGPLNEIIAAARDMARGNLGRELHIYTQDEIGELARSINDMARQLRNTIDMITDERNRARAILDSMADGVIALDREGRVLLINPVVEEIFDLRQETCLGKKILGVIRNYDVERLLRKALETQKPTSEEVKIFGAGSDPRIFRLHATPLKGSNRETGGVVVVLRDITERKKLEQMRTEFVANVSHELRTPLTSIKGFLETLLDGAMNDPKTSRQFLEIMSQETERLTRLVDDLLDLSKIEERRVVHRWQPVNLVDIINRVASLFRPQAKEKALTLSLEVPRDLPSVYGDPDMLAQVLINLLDNAIKYTPPRGSVTIRAMVLEDQLRVEVEDTGIGIPAESLPRIFERFYRVDKARSRELGGFGIGLAIVKHIIRAHGGKIEVESTPGKGSLFYFTLPLAEPASR
- a CDS encoding response regulator transcription factor, coding for MAKILVVDDEEHIVELIRFNLEKEGYQVIAATDGNTAIEMARSQRPDLILLDVMLPGQDGLAVCRTLQQEAETRHIPVIMISARGEELDKVLGLEMGADDYVTKPFSPRELVARVKARLRRAPGEGEGRGVRPPGGRLVRGRLVIDPDRFLVTVDGVKQDLTPKEFELLRFLASEPGKVFSREYLLEQIWGYDYAGDSRTVDVHIRHIRQKLEQVPNAPQYIETVRGVGYRFREVP
- the pgeF gene encoding peptidoglycan editing factor PgeF; this translates as MPGYLWREEGTVKWLLWEAFLDTGLVSHGFTTRHGGVSTGEFATLNMAFHVGDDPGHVLINRDRACRALEMNPAHLVAGQQVHGDRVAVVGKVHRGRGARSTEDALPATDALITGELLVPLSSYYADCVPVFLLDPVRRVVGLAHAGWRGTYLDIAAKTVEAMGRFFGSRPGDCLAGIGPSIGPCCYEVDAPLVDLFKEHFPFWQDLLVPNPSGKWQLDLWEANRRVLLEAGLVPENIFTAGVCTCCRQDLFFSYRGSGGRTGRMAALIMLT